CCGCTCATGCTCATCGGCCTCGTCGTCATCGCCGGGGAGGCCATCCTCGCCTACCGCACCTTCCCGGCCTCCGTCAGCCGGGACGCCAGGAAGAAGGCGCACCTGGCGCTGCACGCCGCGGGGCTCGCCGTCGGCTTCGTCGGCGTCTACGCGGTCTTCAAGTTCCACGCCGAGGCCGCCATCCCCAACCTCTACTCGCTGCACGCCTGGGTCGGCATCGCCACCATCACGCTCTACGCGCTCCAGTGGCTCGCCGGCTTCCTCGCCTTCTTCTTCCCTGGCGCCGCGCCGGAGACCAGGCGGTCCGCGGTGCCGTGGCACGCCGTGCTGGGGCTCCTCGTCTTCGCGCTCGCCGTGGGCAACGCGCAGCTCGGCTTCCTCGAGAAGCTCACCTTCCTGCAGTCCCCGCCCGCGCGCCTCGTCGGCAAGTACGGCGCCGAGGCGCTGCTCgtcaacttcaccgccgtcatcgtGCTCCTCCTCGGCATCGCCGTCGTGATCGCCACCGTCAACGCCGACTCCACCAGATACACCGCCATGTGATCATCCATCGATCGAGCTTATTTGTGATTATCACAACGCTATGCTATGCACCTGCTTATAGATCGATCCTACGTATACGTGTTGGTGCTCCTGTACAAACTTTAAATAAAACAGTTAATATGTGTTGTGTTTTCACATAGAGATGCATATTTGGAGCATacagatttttttttttttttttgaaaaagggagCAAGCCCCGGCCTCGTGCCCTTACGCCTCACTATTTAGAGCCGGGGTCACCGTCGATCCGCCCGCACGGTGTATCAAGAGTAAAC
This portion of the Triticum dicoccoides isolate Atlit2015 ecotype Zavitan chromosome 7A, WEW_v2.0, whole genome shotgun sequence genome encodes:
- the LOC119331290 gene encoding probable ascorbate-specific transmembrane electron transporter 2 yields the protein MKAGTTPPASRAAGLRTLVVHVLAVAATALVLFWCIGFRGGLAFRSSDKQRIFNVHPPLMLIGLVVIAGEAILAYRTFPASVSRDARKKAHLALHAAGLAVGFVGVYAVFKFHAEAAIPNLYSLHAWVGIATITLYALQWLAGFLAFFFPGAAPETRRSAVPWHAVLGLLVFALAVGNAQLGFLEKLTFLQSPPARLVGKYGAEALLVNFTAVIVLLLGIAVVIATVNADSTRYTAM